In one Aphelocoma coerulescens isolate FSJ_1873_10779 chromosome 20, UR_Acoe_1.0, whole genome shotgun sequence genomic region, the following are encoded:
- the TCFL5 gene encoding transcription factor-like 5 protein isoform X2 has translation MSGSAPEEPQTIPQSPASVPDPAPVAVGPGGSSDSSFGEQNLGFATPEASLVEMMDIEYTQLQHILCSHTEAQSSEGEVEARLSAFSSPGPSAEPPLQQPSPSTSQDGGSSNSSVNQSVCPVTCQSGLPCGDSYWPSSNPHLGYADLQELRMMLLSESSLPANQREKAPNSSSVEVSGCSVVKAKQGENFLGENKENIFVENSALAPEVRSKPAVRARLEDRFNSSSTENPRCQEPQESGVTLNNLVTLIRQPSEVVGVPLHQQGNRCAALGKNKAVPATHSLPFTYPFFTMNACSAAGGANPSQAQTCGTSCTILEAAKHQDLGIPKTFPFLYQEAESTKQTVGAINKALPEEVWIKVGDTLCKQAINRSCSRINLLDPNMDRKPLGEIRNARDNNQSTAAAQGPWQSAQSSSSVQAQDPGLL, from the exons ATGTCAGGATCAGCCCCCGAGGAGCCTCAGACCATTCCTCAGAGCCCAGCTAGTGTTCCTGACCCCGCTCCCGTTGCTGTCGGACCTGGAGGCTCAAGTGACAGTTCCTTTGGTGAGCAAAACCTTGGCTTCGCCACCCCCGAGGCCAGCCTGGTGGAGATGATGGACATTGAGTAcacccagctgcagcacataCTTTGCTCACACACGGAGGCGCAGAGTAGCGAAGGTGAAGTGGAAGCCAGGCTCAGCGCTTTCTCCTCGCCTGGCCCCTCTGCAGAACCCCCTCTGCAGcagccctcccccagcaccAGTCAGGACGGGGGCTCATCCAACAGCTCTGTGAACCAGTCGGTCTGCCCAGTTACCTGTCAGTCAGGGTTGCCTTGTGGGGACAGCTACTGGCCGAGTTCTAACCCACACCTGGGCTATGCTGACTTGCAGGAGCTCAGGATGATGTTACTTAGCGAGTCCAGCCTCCCTGCGAACCAAAGAGAGAAAGCGCCCAACAGTAGCTCTGTAGAAGTCTCGGGATGCAGTGTAGTGAAAGCTAAACAGGGTGAAAATTTCTTGGGGGAGAATAAGGAAAACATATTTGTTGAAAATTCGGCACTGGCACCAGAGGTTAGATCTAAACCTGCAGTAAGAGCTCGGTTGGAAGACAGATTCAACAGCAGCTCGACAGAAAACCCCAGATGTCAAGAACCCCAAGAATCTGGAGTAACTCTTAACAA tTTAGTGACATTGATCCGCCAGCCCTCAGAAGTGGTGGGTGTTCCTCTTCACCAGCAAGGGAACAGGTGTGCTGCACTAGGGAAAAATAAGGCTGTACCTGCCACACATTCCTTACCATTTACTTACCCGTTCTTTACCATGAATGCATgttctgctgctggaggtgctaATCCTTCCCAAGCACAG accTGTGGAACATCTTGCACTATTTTGGAAGCTGCCAAACATCAAGACCTTGGGATACCAAAGACATTCCCTTTTCTCTATCAGGAAGCTGAATCCACAAAACAGACAGTAGGTGCTATAAATAAAGCTTTGCCCGAGGAAGTTTGGATTAAAGTTGGAG ACACCTTATGCAAGCAAGCCATAAACAGAAGTTGCAGCCGAATAAATCTGTTGGATCCAAACATGGATCGCAAACCTCTCGGTGAAATTCGGAATGCCCGGGACAACAACCAGAGcactgcagctgcccagggccccTGGCAGTCAGCACAGTCCAGCTCCAGTGTGCAG GCGCAGGATCCGGGTTTGTTGTGA
- the TCFL5 gene encoding transcription factor-like 5 protein isoform X1, with protein MSGSAPEEPQTIPQSPASVPDPAPVAVGPGGSSDSSFGEQNLGFATPEASLVEMMDIEYTQLQHILCSHTEAQSSEGEVEARLSAFSSPGPSAEPPLQQPSPSTSQDGGSSNSSVNQSVCPVTCQSGLPCGDSYWPSSNPHLGYADLQELRMMLLSESSLPANQREKAPNSSSVEVSGCSVVKAKQGENFLGENKENIFVENSALAPEVRSKPAVRARLEDRFNSSSTENPRCQEPQESGVTLNNLVTLIRQPSEVVGVPLHQQGNRCAALGKNKAVPATHSLPFTYPFFTMNACSAAGGANPSQAQTCGTSCTILEAAKHQDLGIPKTFPFLYQEAESTKQTVGAINKALPEEVWIKVGDTLCKQAINRSCSRINLLDPNMDRKPLGEIRNARDNNQSTAAAQGPWQSAQSSSSVQVQSGSQDGSAQRRERHNRLERDRRRRIRVCCDELNLLVPFCTIDTDKATTLQWTTAFLKYIQERHGDSLKQVSGWFRQGITATCPH; from the exons ATGTCAGGATCAGCCCCCGAGGAGCCTCAGACCATTCCTCAGAGCCCAGCTAGTGTTCCTGACCCCGCTCCCGTTGCTGTCGGACCTGGAGGCTCAAGTGACAGTTCCTTTGGTGAGCAAAACCTTGGCTTCGCCACCCCCGAGGCCAGCCTGGTGGAGATGATGGACATTGAGTAcacccagctgcagcacataCTTTGCTCACACACGGAGGCGCAGAGTAGCGAAGGTGAAGTGGAAGCCAGGCTCAGCGCTTTCTCCTCGCCTGGCCCCTCTGCAGAACCCCCTCTGCAGcagccctcccccagcaccAGTCAGGACGGGGGCTCATCCAACAGCTCTGTGAACCAGTCGGTCTGCCCAGTTACCTGTCAGTCAGGGTTGCCTTGTGGGGACAGCTACTGGCCGAGTTCTAACCCACACCTGGGCTATGCTGACTTGCAGGAGCTCAGGATGATGTTACTTAGCGAGTCCAGCCTCCCTGCGAACCAAAGAGAGAAAGCGCCCAACAGTAGCTCTGTAGAAGTCTCGGGATGCAGTGTAGTGAAAGCTAAACAGGGTGAAAATTTCTTGGGGGAGAATAAGGAAAACATATTTGTTGAAAATTCGGCACTGGCACCAGAGGTTAGATCTAAACCTGCAGTAAGAGCTCGGTTGGAAGACAGATTCAACAGCAGCTCGACAGAAAACCCCAGATGTCAAGAACCCCAAGAATCTGGAGTAACTCTTAACAA tTTAGTGACATTGATCCGCCAGCCCTCAGAAGTGGTGGGTGTTCCTCTTCACCAGCAAGGGAACAGGTGTGCTGCACTAGGGAAAAATAAGGCTGTACCTGCCACACATTCCTTACCATTTACTTACCCGTTCTTTACCATGAATGCATgttctgctgctggaggtgctaATCCTTCCCAAGCACAG accTGTGGAACATCTTGCACTATTTTGGAAGCTGCCAAACATCAAGACCTTGGGATACCAAAGACATTCCCTTTTCTCTATCAGGAAGCTGAATCCACAAAACAGACAGTAGGTGCTATAAATAAAGCTTTGCCCGAGGAAGTTTGGATTAAAGTTGGAG ACACCTTATGCAAGCAAGCCATAAACAGAAGTTGCAGCCGAATAAATCTGTTGGATCCAAACATGGATCGCAAACCTCTCGGTGAAATTCGGAATGCCCGGGACAACAACCAGAGcactgcagctgcccagggccccTGGCAGTCAGCACAGTCCAGCTCCAGTGTGCAGGTACAAAGTGGTTCCCAGGATGGAAGTGCCCAGAGAAGGGAAAGGCACAACCGCCTGGAGAGAGACAGGAG GCGCAGGATCCGGGTTTGTTGTGATGAGCTCAATctcctcgttcccttctgcaCGATTGACACTGACAAGGCAACAACTTTGCAGTGGACAACTGCATTCCTCAAGTACATTCAGGAAAGGCACGGCGACTCCCTGAAGCAG GTTTCTGGTTGGTTCAGGCAGGGGATCACAGCTACATGCCCACACTAG